The proteins below come from a single Plantactinospora sp. KBS50 genomic window:
- a CDS encoding non-ribosomal peptide synthetase — protein sequence MTESMITRLHGHAERDPDRPALTFAALDPDAAPTILTYGQLARRSAALAAVLRRRLRPGDRAVLLLPTVPEFAVAFLGCLAAGVIAVPLPLPADGSSRRRVVGVLRDCEPALIVSTSFVYQFAAAAPEELGGLGGADRWLLVDEGPNPAAATGADLAGPVPVRDTDTAFLQYTSGSTSTPRGVLVSHGALLHNEAAIGAAFGVRPDSTVVSWLPLHHDMGLIGGLLQPLYAGARGVVLDPLSFLRRPASWLETIARERADISGGPNFAYEMCVRKVTDAELAGLDLSSWRVAFNGAGQVHPRTMRAFSERFAPAGFAPAAHTPCYGLAEATLLVASAEPGGGGRGTAFRRSSLEAGRPEPVGTAGPAAPELVGYPLPRHARVTVIDPETAAPLPAGRTGEVAVAGPSNGSGYWGDAPGSAVGFGLRLPGQSEPAIRTGDLGFIHDGELFLQGRSKDLIVHRGRNLYPEDLEADISACHPDVRPGCGAVFAVDQDGDEAVVVCQEIRENAPAQRWPEIAGRIRETVALVHGVTARTVALVPPKTITKTSSGKIQRQAARQRYLAGSLPVLLDSTTGAAGDAGGPGLAGLAGRLGELPATAGPAERADLLTRALCGYLRDLLGLADEPAPADSLAGLGVDSLAATQLQHALESALRVALPPSVALRASSIADLAAAALAAPPAPAPAPAPAPGAATDPALGPAAGAAPTQGTAGAAPAPGTAGDPGTTPEPGYELTQAQRALWFLHRVAPGSSAYNVTRAFRVVGELSPDTLDAALTRLVRRHPSLQLSVRSVAGQPRAVLLPRTVRADRVDGRSWTAQRRDRWYRDLAGTPFDLAGDPLLRAAVLRRDGDWLVVLSLHHIVCDIASLTVLVAELARDYAALTGADPAAALTGADPAAASRAGDVAPVAAAAPAGAAAGAVGADPAGAPVHPGITPAQRERAVLAERGERLAAYWRRELAGELPVLALPRPERDATGPDPDEPAAGAVRFDAPPGLTAALTDFARRSGLTLHNVLLAAYQTLLHRLCGQADLLVGIPTAGRTDPRLAAYVGYLVNVVPVRSSGPGGLPFAEYARRTQQRVLDVLDHQELPLTQITRLINPDREAAGAAIFQAMFTFYGSALPGGAAAAGVVAGDPAAALPLGRAATLHGFPVPDYTTQSDIGLNAVVRAGVLGFELQYDRQRVSRRQADQLAAALCTLLAAIGADPQAPAARLPLLGQTEAEAAVAAGRGPAIERSGHYLDALERIADADPDAVAADDGVTRLTYGELEQRANHVAARLRALGVGVDRNVVVCAQRRTDYLVTLLGIHKADGCYVPISPIEAPRRAAAMVAATAPVAVIADASGQWLLAGLRPGPGAPDPVQAPASADPARPGPVPLDLAELVAGRDPRRVPRTSPDHAACTIIHTSGSTGLPKAAVSTNYGVTNHMWQMVEHFDLGAQDCVAQTGPVSFDISVWQLLTPLIIGGQVRIVPEPASQSPAKLLAVVAEGAVTMLELVPSAIVALLDAGLAATPGRLRVMLSTGEALTPEVLRRWVGELPRIPVHNAYGPAECTDDVTAGLCADGPAAPFTASIGRPLANTTVHVLDDELAPVPAGVTGTLHVGWGAVGRGYRGDPRRTAERFVPDPYSPVPGGRMYRTGDLGRRADNGDLDFLGRADSQTKVRGLRIEAGEVEGALRQCPGVTAAALRVHPGPNGSVLVGYVVLADGSAADGSAEGADPAGGGDPAGGADGEGRLLSAAQDERLRAALAQHLPRYMIPTLLVELPRLPRSKNGKVDYRALRYAAPDQAGAEDPGLAEDPVATAVRGIWAGLLGREVGWQDSFFELGGHSLLALAMVDRVGELLDVEVPVDTVFAGPRLVQFVAAVRRAGQRPDAGRIPRAGADGGYPAPASAAQERFWYLRERNPDQPTYNMPGVLRLHGELDEDALEAALHEVLGRHPVLLARFTERRDGLYWSPAPLAEFELPRMDLRGAVAEFGDEAFTTLVEAEAALVVDLRRELPFRAMLARLDVTDWRLFVVVDHIVCDGWSLSVFLADLAQAYNRRRAAGANGRTPEADDGRTSEAGIGPAPALDGDRPAGAGYGFADYCHEERAARLRLDRAELLTEWRDLAAGPLALSPLPATGADRDRAEPAAAEPATGTGQVVLWIEGDLAGEIRALAAGTGTTPYMVFGTALAALTHSGADRRETVLLGTLIAQRDRPQWRGVVGPLLSVGVLAVELAPGDPVATALHRTRDGALRAYRASHVPFQELAPLFPAAPGGDGSPFEVLLVLQPAEDPAVFDGLVTELEDLVPADPAYPLIVDIEERGERYRVSCRYATQRHRHAEVAELAARLDAAIRATVADPDRPLAGLRPSGPLPPRPETPQPETPPMGAVHAERN from the coding sequence ATGACGGAGTCCATGATCACGCGCCTGCACGGGCACGCCGAGCGCGACCCCGACCGTCCGGCGCTCACCTTCGCCGCGCTGGACCCGGACGCGGCACCGACCATCCTGACGTACGGGCAACTGGCCCGGCGTTCGGCGGCGCTGGCCGCGGTGCTGCGCCGGCGGTTGCGCCCCGGCGACCGGGCCGTCCTGCTGCTGCCGACCGTGCCGGAGTTCGCGGTGGCGTTCCTGGGCTGCCTGGCCGCCGGCGTGATCGCGGTTCCGCTGCCGTTGCCGGCGGACGGCTCGTCCCGGCGGCGGGTGGTCGGCGTGCTGCGGGACTGCGAGCCCGCGCTGATCGTCTCCACCTCGTTCGTGTACCAGTTCGCCGCCGCCGCGCCGGAGGAACTGGGCGGGCTCGGCGGGGCCGACCGCTGGCTGCTGGTCGACGAGGGACCGAACCCGGCCGCCGCGACCGGCGCCGACCTGGCCGGACCGGTGCCGGTGCGCGACACCGACACCGCCTTCCTGCAGTACACCTCCGGTTCCACCAGTACGCCGCGCGGCGTACTGGTCTCGCACGGCGCGCTGCTGCACAACGAGGCGGCCATCGGCGCGGCCTTCGGGGTACGCCCCGACTCCACCGTGGTGAGCTGGCTGCCGCTGCATCACGACATGGGCCTGATCGGCGGGCTGCTCCAGCCGCTGTACGCCGGTGCCCGCGGTGTCGTGCTCGACCCGCTGTCGTTCCTGCGCCGACCCGCGTCCTGGCTGGAGACGATCGCGCGGGAACGGGCGGACATCAGCGGCGGTCCGAACTTCGCGTACGAGATGTGCGTCCGCAAGGTGACCGACGCCGAACTGGCCGGGCTCGACCTGTCCAGTTGGCGGGTGGCCTTCAACGGCGCCGGGCAGGTGCACCCACGCACCATGCGCGCCTTCAGCGAGCGGTTCGCGCCGGCCGGATTCGCCCCGGCCGCGCACACCCCGTGCTACGGGCTGGCCGAAGCGACCCTGCTGGTGGCCAGCGCCGAACCGGGTGGCGGCGGACGCGGCACCGCGTTTCGCCGCAGCTCGCTGGAGGCCGGCCGGCCGGAGCCGGTCGGGACCGCCGGCCCGGCCGCGCCGGAACTTGTCGGCTACCCGCTGCCCCGGCACGCCCGGGTCACGGTGATCGACCCGGAGACCGCGGCGCCGCTGCCGGCGGGCCGCACCGGCGAGGTCGCGGTGGCGGGGCCGAGCAACGGATCCGGCTACTGGGGAGACGCGCCGGGCAGCGCGGTCGGCTTCGGCCTGCGGCTGCCCGGCCAGTCGGAGCCGGCGATCCGCACCGGCGACCTGGGCTTCATCCACGACGGCGAACTGTTCCTGCAGGGCCGGAGCAAGGACCTGATCGTGCACCGCGGCCGCAACCTCTACCCGGAGGACCTGGAGGCCGACATCTCGGCCTGCCACCCGGACGTGCGGCCCGGCTGCGGCGCGGTCTTCGCGGTGGACCAGGACGGCGACGAGGCGGTCGTGGTCTGCCAGGAGATCCGCGAGAACGCCCCGGCGCAGCGCTGGCCGGAGATCGCCGGGAGGATCCGGGAGACCGTGGCGCTGGTGCACGGGGTGACCGCGCGCACCGTCGCGCTGGTCCCGCCGAAGACCATCACCAAGACCTCCAGCGGCAAGATCCAACGGCAGGCGGCGCGGCAGCGGTACCTGGCCGGCAGCCTGCCGGTGCTGCTGGACAGCACGACCGGCGCGGCCGGGGACGCGGGCGGACCCGGCCTGGCCGGCCTGGCCGGCCGGCTCGGCGAACTGCCGGCCACGGCCGGCCCGGCGGAGCGGGCCGACCTGCTCACCCGGGCGCTCTGCGGGTACCTGCGGGACCTGCTCGGGCTGGCCGACGAGCCGGCGCCGGCCGACTCGCTGGCCGGCCTCGGGGTGGACTCGCTCGCGGCCACCCAGTTGCAGCACGCGCTGGAGTCCGCGCTGCGGGTGGCGCTGCCGCCGTCGGTGGCGCTGCGCGCCTCGTCGATCGCCGACCTGGCCGCCGCCGCGCTGGCCGCCCCGCCGGCTCCCGCGCCGGCTCCCGCGCCGGCCCCGGGCGCCGCGACCGACCCGGCCCTCGGCCCGGCCGCCGGCGCCGCGCCGACCCAGGGCACCGCCGGCGCCGCGCCGGCCCCGGGCACCGCCGGCGACCCGGGCACCACGCCGGAGCCGGGGTACGAGTTGACCCAGGCGCAGCGCGCCCTGTGGTTCCTGCACCGGGTGGCCCCGGGCAGCTCGGCGTACAACGTCACCCGTGCCTTCCGGGTGGTCGGCGAGCTGTCGCCGGACACCCTCGACGCGGCACTGACCCGGCTGGTCCGGCGGCACCCCAGCCTCCAACTGTCGGTGCGGTCGGTGGCCGGCCAGCCGCGGGCGGTGCTGCTGCCGCGCACGGTCCGGGCCGACCGGGTGGACGGGCGTTCCTGGACCGCGCAGCGGCGCGACCGGTGGTACCGCGACCTGGCCGGCACGCCGTTCGACCTGGCCGGCGACCCGCTGCTGCGGGCCGCCGTGCTGCGCCGGGACGGCGACTGGCTGGTCGTGCTGTCGCTGCACCACATCGTCTGCGACATCGCCTCGCTCACCGTGCTGGTCGCCGAGCTGGCCCGCGACTACGCCGCGCTCACCGGGGCCGACCCCGCCGCCGCGCTCACCGGGGCCGACCCCGCCGCCGCGTCGCGGGCCGGCGACGTCGCGCCGGTCGCCGCCGCCGCACCGGCCGGTGCCGCCGCCGGCGCGGTCGGGGCCGACCCGGCCGGTGCGCCGGTTCACCCCGGCATCACCCCGGCGCAGCGGGAACGCGCGGTGCTGGCCGAACGCGGCGAGCGGCTGGCCGCGTACTGGCGGCGGGAACTGGCCGGCGAGCTGCCGGTGCTGGCGCTGCCGCGCCCCGAGCGGGACGCCACCGGGCCGGACCCGGACGAGCCGGCCGCCGGCGCCGTCCGGTTCGACGCGCCGCCCGGGCTGACCGCCGCGCTCACCGACTTCGCCCGACGGTCCGGGCTGACCCTGCACAACGTGCTGCTGGCGGCGTACCAGACCCTGCTGCACCGGCTCTGCGGCCAGGCCGACCTGCTGGTCGGCATCCCGACCGCCGGCCGCACCGACCCGCGCCTGGCGGCCTACGTCGGCTACCTGGTCAACGTCGTCCCGGTCCGCTCCAGCGGGCCGGGCGGGCTGCCGTTCGCCGAGTACGCCCGGCGGACCCAGCAGCGGGTGCTGGACGTGCTGGACCACCAGGAGCTGCCGCTCACCCAGATCACCCGGCTGATCAACCCGGACCGGGAGGCGGCCGGCGCCGCGATCTTCCAGGCGATGTTCACCTTCTACGGCTCGGCGCTGCCCGGCGGCGCCGCGGCGGCCGGCGTGGTGGCCGGGGACCCGGCCGCGGCCCTACCGCTGGGCCGGGCCGCCACGCTGCACGGCTTCCCGGTGCCGGACTACACGACGCAGTCCGACATCGGCCTGAACGCCGTGGTCCGGGCCGGGGTGCTCGGCTTCGAGTTGCAGTACGACCGGCAGCGGGTCAGCCGCCGGCAGGCCGACCAGCTCGCCGCCGCGCTGTGCACCCTGCTGGCCGCGATCGGGGCCGACCCGCAGGCACCGGCGGCCCGGCTGCCGCTGCTGGGCCAAACCGAGGCCGAGGCCGCGGTGGCCGCCGGCCGAGGCCCGGCGATCGAGCGCAGCGGGCACTACCTGGACGCGCTGGAGCGGATCGCCGACGCCGACCCGGACGCGGTCGCCGCCGACGACGGGGTGACCCGGCTGACCTACGGCGAACTGGAACAGCGGGCCAACCACGTCGCGGCCCGGCTGCGGGCGCTCGGCGTCGGGGTGGACCGCAACGTCGTGGTCTGCGCGCAGCGCCGCACCGACTACCTGGTCACGCTGCTGGGCATCCACAAGGCCGACGGCTGCTACGTCCCGATCAGCCCGATCGAGGCGCCCCGGCGGGCCGCCGCGATGGTGGCCGCCACCGCCCCGGTCGCGGTCATCGCCGACGCCTCCGGGCAGTGGCTGCTGGCCGGGCTGCGGCCGGGTCCCGGGGCGCCGGATCCCGTGCAGGCTCCGGCCTCCGCGGATCCCGCGCGCCCGGGTCCGGTACCGCTGGACCTGGCCGAACTGGTCGCCGGCCGGGACCCGCGGCGGGTGCCGCGGACCAGCCCGGACCACGCGGCCTGCACCATCATCCACACCTCCGGGTCCACCGGGCTGCCCAAGGCGGCCGTCTCCACCAACTACGGCGTCACCAACCACATGTGGCAGATGGTGGAGCACTTCGACCTCGGCGCGCAGGACTGCGTGGCGCAGACCGGCCCGGTCTCCTTCGACATCTCCGTCTGGCAGCTGCTCACCCCGCTGATCATCGGCGGGCAGGTCCGGATCGTGCCCGAGCCGGCCTCGCAGTCCCCGGCCAAGCTGCTGGCCGTGGTCGCCGAGGGCGCGGTGACCATGCTGGAACTGGTGCCCTCGGCGATCGTCGCGCTGCTGGACGCCGGCCTGGCGGCCACCCCCGGGCGGCTGCGGGTGATGCTCTCCACCGGCGAGGCGCTGACCCCGGAGGTGCTGCGCCGCTGGGTCGGCGAGCTGCCGCGGATCCCGGTGCACAACGCGTACGGGCCGGCCGAGTGCACCGACGACGTGACCGCCGGGCTCTGCGCCGACGGTCCGGCGGCACCGTTCACCGCCTCGATCGGCCGGCCGCTGGCCAACACCACGGTGCACGTGCTCGACGACGAGCTGGCGCCGGTGCCCGCCGGGGTGACCGGCACGCTCCACGTCGGCTGGGGCGCGGTCGGGCGCGGCTACCGCGGTGACCCGCGACGCACCGCCGAGCGGTTCGTCCCCGACCCGTACTCGCCGGTCCCGGGCGGCCGGATGTACCGCACCGGCGACCTGGGGCGCCGCGCCGACAACGGGGATCTGGACTTCCTCGGCCGGGCGGACAGCCAGACCAAGGTCCGGGGGCTGCGGATCGAGGCCGGCGAGGTCGAGGGTGCGCTGCGGCAGTGTCCGGGCGTCACGGCCGCGGCGCTGCGGGTCCACCCCGGACCGAACGGATCGGTGCTGGTCGGGTACGTGGTGCTGGCGGACGGGAGCGCGGCGGACGGGAGCGCCGAGGGTGCCGATCCTGCCGGCGGTGGCGATCCGGCCGGCGGCGCCGACGGCGAGGGTCGGCTGCTCAGCGCCGCGCAGGACGAGCGGCTGCGCGCCGCACTGGCCCAGCACCTGCCCAGGTACATGATCCCGACGCTGCTGGTCGAGCTGCCCCGGCTGCCGCGCTCCAAGAACGGCAAGGTGGACTACCGGGCCCTGCGGTACGCCGCACCGGACCAGGCCGGCGCCGAGGACCCGGGGCTGGCCGAGGATCCGGTGGCCACCGCCGTACGCGGGATCTGGGCCGGACTGCTGGGCCGCGAGGTCGGCTGGCAGGACAGCTTCTTCGAGCTGGGCGGCCACTCCCTGCTGGCGCTGGCGATGGTGGACCGGGTCGGCGAGCTGCTGGACGTCGAGGTACCGGTGGACACGGTGTTCGCCGGTCCGCGGCTGGTCCAGTTCGTCGCGGCGGTACGCCGGGCCGGCCAGCGGCCGGACGCCGGGCGCATTCCGCGGGCCGGCGCCGACGGCGGCTACCCGGCGCCGGCGAGCGCGGCCCAGGAACGGTTCTGGTACCTGCGCGAACGCAACCCGGACCAGCCCACCTACAACATGCCGGGCGTGCTGCGGCTGCACGGCGAGCTGGACGAGGACGCGTTGGAGGCCGCGCTGCACGAGGTGCTCGGCCGGCATCCGGTGCTGCTGGCCCGGTTCACCGAACGCCGGGACGGGCTGTACTGGTCGCCCGCCCCGCTGGCCGAGTTCGAGCTGCCGCGGATGGACCTGCGCGGCGCGGTCGCCGAGTTCGGCGACGAGGCGTTCACCACGCTGGTCGAGGCCGAGGCCGCGCTGGTCGTCGACCTGCGCCGGGAGCTGCCGTTCCGGGCGATGCTGGCCCGGCTCGACGTGACGGACTGGCGCCTGTTCGTCGTCGTCGACCACATCGTCTGCGACGGCTGGTCGCTGTCGGTGTTCCTGGCCGACCTGGCGCAGGCGTACAACCGCCGCCGCGCGGCCGGTGCGAACGGCCGGACGCCGGAGGCCGACGACGGCCGGACGTCGGAGGCCGGCATCGGCCCGGCTCCGGCGCTCGACGGTGACCGGCCGGCCGGTGCCGGCTACGGCTTCGCCGACTACTGCCACGAGGAGCGGGCCGCGCGGCTGCGGCTCGACCGGGCCGAACTGCTGACCGAATGGCGCGACCTGGCCGCCGGCCCGCTGGCGCTGTCCCCGCTGCCGGCGACCGGCGCGGACCGGGACCGGGCGGAGCCCGCCGCGGCGGAGCCGGCGACCGGTACCGGCCAGGTGGTGCTCTGGATCGAGGGCGACCTGGCCGGCGAGATCCGGGCGCTGGCCGCGGGCACCGGCACCACGCCGTACATGGTCTTCGGCACCGCGCTCGCGGCGCTCACCCACAGCGGCGCGGACCGGCGGGAAACCGTGCTGCTGGGCACGCTTATCGCGCAGCGGGACCGGCCGCAGTGGCGGGGCGTCGTCGGCCCGCTGCTGTCGGTCGGCGTGCTCGCGGTGGAGCTGGCCCCCGGCGACCCGGTGGCCACGGCGCTGCACCGGACCCGGGACGGCGCGCTGCGCGCCTACCGCGCCAGCCACGTGCCGTTCCAGGAACTGGCCCCGCTGTTCCCGGCCGCACCGGGTGGGGACGGCTCGCCGTTCGAGGTGCTGCTGGTGCTCCAGCCGGCCGAGGACCCGGCGGTCTTCGACGGTCTGGTCACCGAGCTGGAGGACCTGGTGCCCGCCGACCCGGCGTACCCGCTGATCGTGGACATCGAGGAACGCGGCGAGCGGTACCGGGTGTCCTGCCGGTACGCGACGCAGCGCCACCGGCACGCCGAGGTGGCGGAGCTGGCCGCCCGGCTGGATGCCGCGATCCGGGCCACCGTCGCCGACCCGGACCGGCCGCTGGCCGGGCTGCGCCCGTCCGGGCCGCTGCCGCCGCGTCCCGAGACACCGCAGCCGGAGACTCCGCCGATGGGGGCAGTACATGCGGAACGCAACTGA